One Mycobacterium paraseoulense genomic window, CTGGTGCCCGCCGGAACCGAAGGCCTGACCATCGAGGCAACCCACCACCTGGTCGGCGCGCTGCCGCACGAACCCGGGCATTCGCTGGTGCACTACGACGGGGTCCGGGTGCCGTCGGACGCGCTGCTGGGCGAACCCGGTCAGGGCTTCATGATCCTGCAGGCCCGGCTGGCCGGTGGTCGGCTGCATCACGCCATGCGGTCGATCGGACTCGCCCAACGCGCGGTGGAGATGATGGCCCGCCGCGCGAAAAGCCGTTTCACTCAAGGCAGTTCGCTGGCCGACAAGCAGCTGGTGCAGGCGTTCATCGCCGACTCCTACACCGAACTGATGCCGTTCCGGCTCGCGGTGCTGCACGCGGCGTGGCTGATCGACACCGCCGGCGAGCACGCCGCCCGCGCCGAGATCGGCGCCTGCAAGATCCTGGCGTCGCAAGTGCTCAAATCGATTGGGCTGCGCGCGATCCAGGTGCACGGCGCGCTGGGCACCACCGACCAGCTGCCGCTGGTCAACGTGCTGCTCGGCGGGGTGGCGCTCGGTCTGGCCGACGGGCCGACCGAGGCCCACAAGGTCAACCTCGCGCGGCTGCTGCTCAAGGGATACGAGGCCGAGGACGCCGAGTGGCCCAGTGAACTCCTCGACATCCGACGGGAGGCTGCGCGCACTAAGTACGGCGACCTCGTCGACCGGGTGCCGGCGCTGCCCGATTCGCCGTGAGCAGCAGGGTGACCGCGGCGGTCGAGCGGGCGCTCGACGACCGCCAGCGGGAGGCCACCGAAGAGGTGGAGCGCATCCTGGCCGCCGCGGTGCGCGTCATGGAACGGGTCGCTCCCGAACCGCCGCGGGTGAGCGACATCGTCGCCGAGGCCGGCACGTCGAACAAGGCGTTCTACCGGTATTTCGCCGGCAAGGACGATCTCATCCTGGCCGTCATGGAACGCGGGGTGGGCATCGTCGTGTCCTACCTCGAACACCAGATGGCCAAGGAGAGCGAGCCGCGCGACCAGGTGGTGCGCTGGATCGAGGGCACGCTGGCGCAGGTGGCCGACCCGCACCTGATCAGCATGAGCCGCGCGGCCGCCGGGCAGATGTCACCCCGCACGGATTGGCCGGCGGCGGATCAGGAGATGATGCGGCCGCTACGGGATCTTCTCGTCAAGCCCGTTGTGGCGCTGGGCAGCACGGACGTCGAGCGCGACGTCGAGGCGGTGTTCAGTTGCACCGCGGCGTCCATGAGGCGATACATCGGGTCGGTCGATCAGCCCGGACCCGACGACATCGCGCACCTGGTGGGTTTCTGTCTACGCGGTTTGGGGGTCAGTTGATGCGCGCGGTCGTCTGTCGTTCCTACGGCGCCCCGGAAGACCTGGTCCTCGAGGACGTCGACGAGCCGGTCCCCGGGCCCGGACAACTGCTGGTGCGGGTGCGCGCCGCCGCGGTCAACTTCCCCGACGTGCTGTTCATCGCCGGCAAGTACCAGGTCAAGATCCCGCCGCCGTTCATACCGGGCAACGAGATCGCCGGCGAGGTGATCAAAGCGGGCGACGGTGCGCCGTTCGAGCCGGGACAGCGGGTGTCCGGGACCACGTTCGGGGCATTCGCCGAACGGGCGCTGCTGGACGCCGGCCAGGCCGCGCTCATGCCCGACGACGCCGACTTCGCGGCGGCCGCGGCCTTCGGCGTGACCTACCGCACCGCGTATCACGCGCTGCGCTCGACCGCGGCGGTGGCAGAAGGGGATTGGGTCGTGGTGCTGGGCGCCGCGGGCGGCGTCGGGTTGGCCGCGGTCGACCTGGCGGTCGCGATGCAGGCCCGGGTGCTGGCGGCGGCGTCGAGCCCCGAGAAGCTGGACCTGTGCCGGCAACGCGGTGCCGAGGCGACGGTCGACTACGACCGCGAAGACTTGAAGTCGCGCATCCGCGAGCTCACCGGCGACGCCGCCCGAGTGGTCATCGACCCTGTCGGCGGGCCGTACGCCGAGCCGGCGCTGCGTGGGCTGGCGCGCGGCGGCACCTTCGTCACACTGGGCTACGCCGCGGGCACCATACCGGCCATCCCGCTCAATCTCGTTCTCCTCAAAGACATCTGCGTACGCGGCATGGAGATACGCACCTTCATGACCGACCACCCCCAGGAAGCGGCCCGCGACATGCGGGAGCTAGCGGAGATGTTCGCCGCGGGAACCATCCGCCCGTACATCGGTGCCCGATTCCCCTTGTCCGAAACCGCCGCCGCGCTGCGGCATGTGGCCGACCGCAAGGTGTTGGGCAAGGTCGTCATCGACGTCACGGGGTGACGATGTTGAACCCCGGGTCCGGTTGGTCCAGCGCACCGAGGAAGGCCCGCAACGCGGCCTGGTCGCCGGAGATCTGCAGGCCCGGGGAGGAAAAGTCGCCGAGCGCCGCGGTCAGGAGCCGAGATTTGCTGTCCAGCTGGACCGTAACGGTCGCCGTCGCGGGTTCGGGCGCCACCTTGCGGTGAACGAGCACCCCGTTGCGCAGGGTGAGCCGGTAGTTGGCGGCCAGGTCGGCGAAGGCGATGTCGATGGCGAGGTCCAGATCCCAGCTGCGCGGCCCGTCGACCCGGATGGCGAGGCTGTCGAAGATCTGCTCGGGGGTCAGCTGGGACAGCATGGTGGGCGATGTGGCCTGGGTCGCGGTGCCGAAGTTCTCGCCGCGCAATTCGGTTGCGCCGCTGAGGAAGAAGTTGCGCCACGTCGCGTTTTCGGCGCCGTAGGCCAGCTGTTCGAGCGTGTCGGCGTACAACGCGCGCGCGTCCGCATGGCCGCTGTCGGTGAATATCACATGGTCCAGCAGGGTTGCCGCCCAACGGAAGTCGCCGGAGTCGAACGCCGTTTGGGCCAGCCCGACGACCCGGTCGATTCCGCCCATCGCCTCGACGTAGCGGGGCCCGAGGGCCTCGGGCGGATGCGGCCACAACCGGGCGGGGTTGCCGTCGAACCAGCCCATGTAGCGCTGGTAGACGGCCTTCACGTTGTGGCTGACCGAGCCGTAATACCCGTGGGTGTGCCAGGCGCGCTCGAGCGCCGGTGGCATCTGGAACATCTCGGCGATCTCGACCCCGGTGTAGCCGCGGTTGAGCAGTCGCAGCGTCTGGTCGTGCAGGTAAGCGTAAAGGTCGCGCTGCAGCGAGAGGAACTCGACGATGCTCTCCCGGCCCCAGGTCGGCCAGTGGTGGGAGGCGAACACCACGTCGGTGCGGTCGGCGAAGGTGTCGATCGCCTCGGTCAGGTACCCGGACCAGGCATGCGGGTCGCGTACCAGGGCGCCGCGCAGGGTCAGCAGATTGTGCAGGTTGTGGGTGGCGTTCTCGGCCATGCACAACGCGCGAAAACGCGGGAAGTAGAAATGCATTTCGGCGGGCGCCTCGGTGCCCGGCGCCATCTGGAACTCGATCTCCACCCCGTCGATGGTGTGCCTCTCGCCGGTCTCGCGGACGTCGATGGTGGGCACGATCATCGCCACCTCGCCGGTCGACGGCGCCTGGCCCAGGCCGCAGCCGACCTGGTCCTGCGGCCCGCGGGGCAGCAGGGTGCCGTACATGTAGGTCGCCCGCCGCGCCATGGCCGGACCCGCGTAGACGTTCTCTTGCACCGCGTGCGCGACGAAACCCTCCGGCGCCAGCACCGCGACCGCGCCGGCGTCCACGTCCGCCTGTGAGGTGACGCCCAGCACGCCGCCGAAGTGGTCGACGTGGCTATGGGTGTAGATCACCGCGACGACGGGACGGTCACCGCCGCGGTGGGCACGGTACAGCGCCAGCGCCGCCGCCGCGACCTCGGTGGACACCAGCGGATCGATGACGATGATGCCGGTGTCGCCCTCGACGAACGTGACATTGGAAATGTCGAAGCCGCGGACCTGGTAGATGCCCGGAACCACCTCGTAGAGGCCTTGTTTGGCGGCCAGCGTCGACTGCCGCCACAGGCTGGGATGCACCGATGTCGGAGCGGGGCCGTCGAGGAAGGAGTAGGCGTCGTTGTCCCACACCACGCGGCCGTCGGCCGCCTTGATGACGCACGGGGACAGGGCGGCGATGAACCCGCGATCGGTGTCGCGAAAGTCCGCGTCGTCGCGCATCGGCAGTGCGTGCGCGCCGTGCGCCGCCTCGATGACTGCGGTGGGGGGTTTGTGCTGCACGCCAATACAGTGCCACCGACGTGCCATTCCCGAGGCCCTTCGACGCATCCGGTCAAGCGACCGACCGCCACAGAGACAAATTACGCGGAACCCCACATCTTCGGCTCAGTTAACCCGCATACTGCCAAACGGCCCTCAATGCCGAGGGTCGCAACTTTTCGGGCAAAGGAGAACACGTGAAACGTGGACTGACGATCGCGGTGGCTGGAGCGGCAATTCTGGCCGCCGGTATTTCCGGATGTTCGAGCAACAAGTCGAGTTCGGGCGGTTCGGGCACCAGCTCCGCCGTGAACACCTCGGCGGGCGCTGCCAGCGGAACCAAGGTCCTCATCGACGGCAAGGACCAGAACGTGAGCGGCTCGGTTGTGTGCACCTCCGCCGGCGGCACCGTCAACATCGCCATCGGTGGCGCAGCGACCGGCATCGCCGCCGTGCTCACCGACGCCAGCCCGCCGCAGGTGAAGTCCGTTGGCCTGGGCAACGTGAACGGCGTGACGCTCGGCTACACCTCCGGGACCGGCCAGGGCAACGCCTCCGCCGAGAAGAACGGCAACAGCTACAAGATCACCGGAACGGCCACCGGGGTCGACATGGCCAACCCCATGCAGCCGGTGAACAAGCCGTTCGAAATCGATGTGACCTGCTCTAGCTAGTCGAGGGCGCGGGCGGTTGCCACCCGTTGAGTGGCAACCGCACCGTGAACTCGGTGTGGCCGGGTGAGCTGTTCACCGTGATCGTCCCGTTGTGGGCTTTGACGACGGCGGACACGATCGCCAACCCCAGCCCGGTGCTGCCACCCTTACGGGAACGTGACGTGTCGCCGCGGGCGAACCGCTCGAACACCTCGGATTGGAGCGCCGGCGGGATGCCGGGGCCGTTGTCGATGACCTGGAGCACGGTGTGCGCGGGCTCGGTGCTCAGTCGCGTGGTCACGACCGTGCCCGCGCCGGTATGCAGCCGGGCATTGGCGAGCAGATTGCTCAGCACCTGGTGCAGCCGGGCCGCGTCGCCCGTGATGATCACGGGTTCCTCTGGTAGGTCGAGCTCCCACTGATGGTCCGGCCCGGCGACGTGCGCGTCGTTGACCGCGTCGACCGCCACCCGCGACAAATCGACCGGTTCGCGTTCCAGCGGCCGGCCGGAGTCCAGGCGGGCCAGCAGCAGCAGGTCCTCGACCAGGCGGGTCATCCGTTCCGTCTCGGACGCAACCCGGCTCATCGCGTGCTCCACCGCCTCGCGGTCGTCGCCCATGCGTTGGGTGAGTTCGGTGTAACCGCGGATCGCGGCCAGGGGCGTGCGCAGTTCGTGGCTGGCGTCGGCGACGAACTGACGGACCCGGGTCTCGCTGGCCTGCCGGGCCGAGAGCGCGGACGCGATGTGGTCGAGCATCCGGTTGAGGGCTGACCCGAGTTGCCCGACCTCGGTGGCGGGGTTGGCGTCGGATTCGCGCACCCGGACCGGCAGCTCGACCTCACCGCGATCCAGCGGCAGGTCGGCCACCCTGCTGGCGGTCTGCGCGACGCGGCGCAGCGGCGCCAGCGCCCGCCGGACGATGACGACCCCGGCGATCGTCGCCGCCGCCAGTGCGATCACGGTGACGATCCCGAAGATGATCAGCATCCGGATCAGGGTCGCGTCGATGTTGGACATCGAAAGGCCGGTGACGATGATGTCGCCACCATTGCGGCTGGGGGCCGCCATCACCCGGTAGCGGCCCAGGCCGTCCAGGTCCAGGGTGGCCGGGGCGCGGCTGGCAGCGATGTGTTCCAGTTGGGTTTGGGCGGCGGGGGTCAGCGCGGCGCGGGTCCCGCTGCTGGTCAGGTATCCGGCGTCCACGGTTTTGCCGTGGTTGACGACCGCGGCCACCATGCCCGCCGGCTGGCCGGGGGCGTCCAGGAATCGGGGCCCCGGGCCCGGCCGCGGATAGTAGGAGTGCTCGTGCCGCCATCCCGGGCGGTTGGGTTCGGGGTACATCAGCGCCGAGCGAAAAGACGTGCCCGCGAGTTGCCCGTCGAGCTGTTTCACCAGGTGGTGATTGAGCGCCAGTTCGGTCACCGCGATGATGCCGACGCACACGACGGCCAGCACGACGATCTGCCCGACCAGCAACCGCAGCCGCAGCGACCAGGGCCGCCGACGTTCAGCGAGCCGGCTTGAGGACATAACCCGCGCCACGCAGCGTGTGGATCATGGGGTCGCGACCGTTGTCGATCTTCTTGCGTAGATAGGAGATGTAGAGCTCGACGATGTTGGACCGGCCGCCGAAGTCATAGCTCCACACCCGGTCGAGGATCTGCGCCTTGCTCAGCACCCGCTTGGAGTTGCGCATCATGAACCGCAGCAACTCGAAC contains:
- a CDS encoding acyl-CoA dehydrogenase family protein — protein: MSWDFSTEPEFQHKLDWIGDFVRQEVEPLEVLFPGCEFLPLNDERRRIVDPLKQRVRDQGLWAPHLGPELGGQGFGAVKLTLINEILGRSPWAPIVFGTQAPDTGNAEIIARFGTQEQKDRYLTGLLSGEIFSCFSMTEPQGGADPRVFRTRAFRDGDDWVISGRKYFSSNASVASFFIVVAITDPDVPVHRGASTFLVPAGTEGLTIEATHHLVGALPHEPGHSLVHYDGVRVPSDALLGEPGQGFMILQARLAGGRLHHAMRSIGLAQRAVEMMARRAKSRFTQGSSLADKQLVQAFIADSYTELMPFRLAVLHAAWLIDTAGEHAARAEIGACKILASQVLKSIGLRAIQVHGALGTTDQLPLVNVLLGGVALGLADGPTEAHKVNLARLLLKGYEAEDAEWPSELLDIRREAARTKYGDLVDRVPALPDSP
- a CDS encoding TetR/AcrR family transcriptional regulator; its protein translation is MSSRVTAAVERALDDRQREATEEVERILAAAVRVMERVAPEPPRVSDIVAEAGTSNKAFYRYFAGKDDLILAVMERGVGIVVSYLEHQMAKESEPRDQVVRWIEGTLAQVADPHLISMSRAAAGQMSPRTDWPAADQEMMRPLRDLLVKPVVALGSTDVERDVEAVFSCTAASMRRYIGSVDQPGPDDIAHLVGFCLRGLGVS
- a CDS encoding NADPH:quinone oxidoreductase family protein, with protein sequence MRAVVCRSYGAPEDLVLEDVDEPVPGPGQLLVRVRAAAVNFPDVLFIAGKYQVKIPPPFIPGNEIAGEVIKAGDGAPFEPGQRVSGTTFGAFAERALLDAGQAALMPDDADFAAAAAFGVTYRTAYHALRSTAAVAEGDWVVVLGAAGGVGLAAVDLAVAMQARVLAAASSPEKLDLCRQRGAEATVDYDREDLKSRIRELTGDAARVVIDPVGGPYAEPALRGLARGGTFVTLGYAAGTIPAIPLNLVLLKDICVRGMEIRTFMTDHPQEAARDMRELAEMFAAGTIRPYIGARFPLSETAAALRHVADRKVLGKVVIDVTG
- a CDS encoding alkyl/aryl-sulfatase codes for the protein MGVQHKPPTAVIEAAHGAHALPMRDDADFRDTDRGFIAALSPCVIKAADGRVVWDNDAYSFLDGPAPTSVHPSLWRQSTLAAKQGLYEVVPGIYQVRGFDISNVTFVEGDTGIIVIDPLVSTEVAAAALALYRAHRGGDRPVVAVIYTHSHVDHFGGVLGVTSQADVDAGAVAVLAPEGFVAHAVQENVYAGPAMARRATYMYGTLLPRGPQDQVGCGLGQAPSTGEVAMIVPTIDVRETGERHTIDGVEIEFQMAPGTEAPAEMHFYFPRFRALCMAENATHNLHNLLTLRGALVRDPHAWSGYLTEAIDTFADRTDVVFASHHWPTWGRESIVEFLSLQRDLYAYLHDQTLRLLNRGYTGVEIAEMFQMPPALERAWHTHGYYGSVSHNVKAVYQRYMGWFDGNPARLWPHPPEALGPRYVEAMGGIDRVVGLAQTAFDSGDFRWAATLLDHVIFTDSGHADARALYADTLEQLAYGAENATWRNFFLSGATELRGENFGTATQATSPTMLSQLTPEQIFDSLAIRVDGPRSWDLDLAIDIAFADLAANYRLTLRNGVLVHRKVAPEPATATVTVQLDSKSRLLTAALGDFSSPGLQISGDQAALRAFLGALDQPDPGFNIVTP
- a CDS encoding lipoprotein LpqH, whose protein sequence is MKRGLTIAVAGAAILAAGISGCSSNKSSSGGSGTSSAVNTSAGAASGTKVLIDGKDQNVSGSVVCTSAGGTVNIAIGGAATGIAAVLTDASPPQVKSVGLGNVNGVTLGYTSGTGQGNASAEKNGNSYKITGTATGVDMANPMQPVNKPFEIDVTCSS
- a CDS encoding sensor histidine kinase: MSSSRLAERRRPWSLRLRLLVGQIVVLAVVCVGIIAVTELALNHHLVKQLDGQLAGTSFRSALMYPEPNRPGWRHEHSYYPRPGPGPRFLDAPGQPAGMVAAVVNHGKTVDAGYLTSSGTRAALTPAAQTQLEHIAASRAPATLDLDGLGRYRVMAAPSRNGGDIIVTGLSMSNIDATLIRMLIIFGIVTVIALAAATIAGVVIVRRALAPLRRVAQTASRVADLPLDRGEVELPVRVRESDANPATEVGQLGSALNRMLDHIASALSARQASETRVRQFVADASHELRTPLAAIRGYTELTQRMGDDREAVEHAMSRVASETERMTRLVEDLLLLARLDSGRPLEREPVDLSRVAVDAVNDAHVAGPDHQWELDLPEEPVIITGDAARLHQVLSNLLANARLHTGAGTVVTTRLSTEPAHTVLQVIDNGPGIPPALQSEVFERFARGDTSRSRKGGSTGLGLAIVSAVVKAHNGTITVNSSPGHTEFTVRLPLNGWQPPAPSTS